The Streptomyces sp. BHT-5-2 genomic interval GTGACCCGGGACCTCTCGATTTTCATGCAGGTGGCCACCACTGTCACGGTCATGCCGGGCAGGGTTGCCGCGCAGTGACTCACCTCAATTCCCGTACCCAGACTCCCTTCTCCGTCTTGCAGGTGCGGTCGCAGAGCATCCAAACAGGCCCATTCCATGAGGCCCACCATGAACCCGGTGGCGAACACCGGAGGTACGGCTAGAAACTCCCTGGACTCCGGATAAAGGAACGGAACGGTTTTCTGGAGAGGGACCTGAAATTTCAGCTCGTGCCTGGCGCCGGGCTGGAGTGTGGAGAGCAAGGTGCTCCTCCGTGGTCGTTGCACATCTCGGACAGGGGGGTGGCAGGCGGTCGGTAGGACCGGTCAGCACGGAGCCGGCGCGGCGTCACTCGGGTACCACGGTGCGCTGTAGCGTCCGAGGGCCACATCCGCGATCCGCTTGCGTTGCACGTCGGATGTGCCCGCGGGGGCCAGAGTGAGTAGTGCGTCGCGCAGGTGCCGGTCCATGCGGAACGAACTGAGACCTCCGCGTGCTCCCAGGACGGCGTTTCCGTGCCGGGCAGCGGTCACCGCGTTCTCGGTCGCGGTGAGTTTCGCGATCAGCAACCACTCGTCAGCGGCCTGTCCGTGATCGAGCAAGTCCGCGGCCTGGTAGGCACTGATGCGGGAAAGTTGAAGATCGGTGTAAATGTCCGCGATGCGAGCCCGCACGCTGTCGAGGGCTGCCAGCGGCTTGCCGTACATCTGCCGCTGGTCTGCGTATGCGGTGACGTCTTCCAGTACCGCCTGGTGGATGCCGAGGGCCACGGCAGTGAGATTGGGTTTGCCGGCCTCCGTGATCGAACGGTGGCCGACCTCAAGCCCGTTGCCTTGGCCGCCGACAACGGCTGAGGCTGGGATTCGGCAGTCCTCGAAGACGACCTCGCCGAGATTGAACCCCTTGAGGCCGGTGATGTCATGCGTGACACCGGCCCGACAACCGGGCGTATCCGCATCAACGAGGAAAGCGGTCAGTGAGTCCCGGCGGCCCGAATCCGAGGTCTTCGCCACGACTCCGTGGACGTGGGCGACGTGAGAGTTGGCTATGAACCATTTCCTGCCGTTGAGCACGTATTCGTCGCCTTCACGACGTGCGGTGGTACCCATGCCCAGTACGTGGGAACCGGATTCAGGCTCGGTGATGCAAATCGATGCAATGCGCCGGCCCTCGGCAAGATCTGGAAGATATCGTTCTTTCTGCTCCGGGGAACCGTAGTTGACGATCATGGCCACGCCGAGTTGCGCGGACTGTAACGCAGCTCCGGCTGCTGCCGAGACCCGGCTCACCTCCTCGATGGAGATGAGTCTGGCCAGATGGCCCAAGTCCATTCCGCCGTGTTCCCGCGGGATAGCCAGCCCGTGCCATCCTGTCGCAGCCAGCAACTCGACGACACCATGGTGTATTTGCGATCCCTCGATTTCTTCGGCCAAGGGACGGATCTTGTTCTCGCAGAAGTCACGGAAGTTCGTTCGCAGTTCCGTGGCTCGGTCTAAAATCTGCACGGTCTTCCTCCTGGTTGTGGCGTTGGTGGATATGACGTCCTTGCAGGGGGTGTGTGCCGCTTCCGCGCTACACGCGGTCACATTGCGCCGACCCAGGTCACTGGGGCTTGCGGGCACTTCGAGAGAAGGTGGTGGTTGTTGCGAGTGCCGTCGCCCCGATGGCAGCCACGAAAGCGGCGCAGGCAGTGAAGAGACCGGCTTCCTCGGCGATGGCACCAACTGCAAGGACTGGTACGGCGGTTGCTACGTAGGCCCCCACGTAGTAAGCGGAAATCATCCGCCCCTTGTCGGCAGCCGGTGCCGTCTCGCTGACCAGCGTGAGGCTTCCGCGGAAGGCCAAGCCCTGACCGAGTCCGGTGACCGCGGTGGCTCCCGCGAACACCGCCGGTGAATGCCAGGACAGCGCGGGAAGTAGCAACAACAGACCGGCTGTCAGCAGCCACAGCCCTTCGCGCTGCGCGCGGTGAGCTGGGCGGGCATGCAGGGCCACCTGCGCCACCGCCGATACGCCGAGCATCAATACGACCGTGAGCGAACCGACCAACACCGAGGCACCCAGGTACTCGCGTGCCACGGTGGGCGCCAACGCCGAGTACAGGCCGTTCACCGCATAGGCACAACAGACGGCGAGCGCCGGCCGCACGAACTGACGGCGCAGGCTGTGTGGCACCCCGATCCGGGGCTGCCATGGAACGGGACGGCGCCGGCATCCGGTCTCGGGCACCCGCACGACGGCGATCAGCGCGATGACGAGCAGTACGAGGTAGCCGAGGTAGACGGTGTGTAGGGGGAATGGCGCCCAGCGTGCGGCAAGCCCTCCCAGGAGGGGGCCGGCGGCAAGACCTCCGGAGGTGGCAACCGAGCTGGCGAGCGCGCCGTGAGCCGGGTTCGGGTGCAGGTCTCGCAGGGCAGAGGTGACGGCTCCTGCGCACAGGCCCACTCCGAGCCCGGTCAGTAGACGCGCCACGTTGAGCTCCAGGACGTTGGTCGCGAACTCGAAGACCAACGCGGAGGCGAAGACGAACAGGGCGGCCACCAGGGCGACTGGGCGGCGCCCTACGTAGTCCGAGAGGTGCCCACCGAAGACCAGGGCCGCCAGCACGCCCACGACGTAGCTGGCGAAGACCACCGTCATGGTGAAGGTGGAGGTGTGCCACTCGGCGCGGTACAAGTCGTAGAGCGGCGTGGGCACGGTACTGCCGAGGAGTACCACGAACATGGCGTACACCAGCCACGAGAAGTGGCCTCGCCACTTGTCTGGCGCCGATGCCGTTAACTCGGCCTCAGCGCTACCCAGCGCCGTCATTGGTTCTCCTGTCCCCGCTTGATCCGGTCACGTGGAACCTATTTGACTGGTTCCACGTGCCTCCGACGGTAGCAACTCCGGAACCAGTTAGGCTGGTTGGCGGTAACGAGGTGAGGAGGATCACCGTTCAGTCGCGTGAAGGGGTGCACCATGGATCCACTCTCGTTCTCCTTCCGCTCCGACCGTCTTTGTCTCGACTTTGCAGCGACCCTGGGTCGTCGCGGAGTCAGCGACATCGAACGGCTGCGGAGTGCGGATGAATTGTCCCGGTGGTGCGTGAAGGCCGGGCTGCTGCCCGAACTGCCGGCCGCCGACCAGAACCACTTGGCGCAGGCCAGAATCCTGCGGGAGGCGGTCTACCGCTCTGTCCAACACGCACGGAGCGGCCGCGAATGCATGCCGCAGGACATCGAGGAGATCAACACCTGGGCTGTGCTTCCCCCCGCCCCATTGCGCCTGCGCCGTGACGGTCGTGCGACGGAACCCGTCGGCAGCGAATCGGTGGCTCACGCATTCGCTTCAGTGGCCCGAGATGCAGTCGATCTGCTGACCGGCGCCGAACTCGAACGTATCGGGGAGTGCCAAGGGGAAGCGTGCAGCGTCTTGTTCGTCGACCGCTCCCGTACTGTTCGGCGACGGTGGTGTTCGATGAACCACTGCGGAAACAAGGCGAAGAAGAAGACCTACCGCGGTCACTCGCACGGATAGCGACAAGGCCGTCACGCTTCGTTTCCCACCCGCGTTGCTCCAGGGACAAGCGGCTGCGCAAGGCCGCCGAGCTCATCCGCCACGTCACCCGCACACTGGCCCGCGACACCACGCTGTGGAGCGACGACGAAGGAGACCTTCAAGGGGCAACTCGACCTCGAACGCCACTGTTCAGCGCCGCCGAATCACCTGGCCAGTCGACCGATCTGCGCTTTGGGCGGGCCGGACCGCTATTGGTTCGGCAGCGTAGCCAGCCGTGTGTTCAGTCGATACAGAACTCGTTGCCCTCGATGTCCAGCATAGGGATGCACGAATCACTACCGTCATACAGCGTTTGCACGTGTACCGCGCCGAGCGGGATCAGTCGTGCGCATTCGGCCTCGAGTGCGGCGAGGCGTTCCTCACCCACGAGTCCGGTGCCGACCCGCACATCAAGATGCACCCGGTTCTTGACGGCCTTCCCTTCGGGGACGCGCTGGAAGTACAGTCGCGGGCCCACACCTGAAGGATCAATGCAGGCGAACCACGAATCCCGCTGCTCAGATGGCTGCGAACGCTTGAAATCATCCCAAGTGGCAAACCCCGCTGGTGGCGGCGGTACGACGTACCCCAACACCTCGCACCAGAAGCGGGCGAGGCGCTCGGGTTCCGCGCAGTCAAAGGTGACTTGGAACTTCCTGATCGCCGACATCGGTGCACCGTACCAAGGGGACTTGGGACTCTGCCGCTCATTTCCCCAGAAGGATCCGCCCGCAACCCCGGCGCGCCCTGGGCCACCTCGGACACCGAATGATCAAACCGGACGGTCCACGGGAACGACGCGACCCCGACGGTGGAGCCAACAGGTGGTCCCCAGGACCCAGCCCTGACCAACCGCCTTCACGCGAAGGAACGGAATGCCCCCGTGCTGCCTTCCGTTTCCTGGTGGCTCGGTCCGGCCGCGTATGCCAGCGGAGGTGCGATTGCCTGGGCGTCCGCTCGCTCACCGACCCACAGGGCGATGAACAGCGCGGCAGTCGCTTCCAGGAGTACCGCACGTTCGAGACCGCCGCCGGCCACGGGTTCACAACCCACGTCCCGCACCAACTCACGCA includes:
- a CDS encoding thioesterase family protein; the encoded protein is MLSTLQPGARHELKFQVPLQKTVPFLYPESREFLAVPPVFATGFMVGLMEWACLDALRPHLQDGEGSLGTGIEVSHCAATLPGMTVTVVATCMKIERSRVTWNVEAHDDMDLIGSGEHQRTVISLERFRSRLDDKAAACHVPGMDEVEQSIRESGLH
- a CDS encoding acyl-CoA dehydrogenase family protein, which encodes MQILDRATELRTNFRDFCENKIRPLAEEIEGSQIHHGVVELLAATGWHGLAIPREHGGMDLGHLARLISIEEVSRVSAAAGAALQSAQLGVAMIVNYGSPEQKERYLPDLAEGRRIASICITEPESGSHVLGMGTTARREGDEYVLNGRKWFIANSHVAHVHGVVAKTSDSGRRDSLTAFLVDADTPGCRAGVTHDITGLKGFNLGEVVFEDCRIPASAVVGGQGNGLEVGHRSITEAGKPNLTAVALGIHQAVLEDVTAYADQRQMYGKPLAALDSVRARIADIYTDLQLSRISAYQAADLLDHGQAADEWLLIAKLTATENAVTAARHGNAVLGARGGLSSFRMDRHLRDALLTLAPAGTSDVQRKRIADVALGRYSAPWYPSDAAPAPC
- a CDS encoding MFS transporter, translated to MTALGSAEAELTASAPDKWRGHFSWLVYAMFVVLLGSTVPTPLYDLYRAEWHTSTFTMTVVFASYVVGVLAALVFGGHLSDYVGRRPVALVAALFVFASALVFEFATNVLELNVARLLTGLGVGLCAGAVTSALRDLHPNPAHGALASSVATSGGLAAGPLLGGLAARWAPFPLHTVYLGYLVLLVIALIAVVRVPETGCRRRPVPWQPRIGVPHSLRRQFVRPALAVCCAYAVNGLYSALAPTVAREYLGASVLVGSLTVVLMLGVSAVAQVALHARPAHRAQREGLWLLTAGLLLLLPALSWHSPAVFAGATAVTGLGQGLAFRGSLTLVSETAPAADKGRMISAYYVGAYVATAVPVLAVGAIAEEAGLFTACAAFVAAIGATALATTTTFSRSARKPQ
- a CDS encoding ABATE domain-containing protein, with the protein product MDPLSFSFRSDRLCLDFAATLGRRGVSDIERLRSADELSRWCVKAGLLPELPAADQNHLAQARILREAVYRSVQHARSGRECMPQDIEEINTWAVLPPAPLRLRRDGRATEPVGSESVAHAFASVARDAVDLLTGAELERIGECQGEACSVLFVDRSRTVRRRWCSMNHCGNKAKKKTYRGHSHG
- a CDS encoding VOC family protein, yielding MSAIRKFQVTFDCAEPERLARFWCEVLGYVVPPPPAGFATWDDFKRSQPSEQRDSWFACIDPSGVGPRLYFQRVPEGKAVKNRVHLDVRVGTGLVGEERLAALEAECARLIPLGAVHVQTLYDGSDSCIPMLDIEGNEFCID